The following are encoded together in the Monodelphis domestica isolate mMonDom1 chromosome 5, mMonDom1.pri, whole genome shotgun sequence genome:
- the POLR1F gene encoding DNA-directed RNA polymerase I subunit RPA43 — protein sequence MHTRTHIQTRRLRVLCQSLEHPQGGASILRTCAQGERRKERKEMRMEIRGNSLRMLCACPCICGTWTPSGGRPAARHGAVPFPLLVTRRQGVGLGELREWRVHARRKLFTSLSRAEARGQRKKWVRAGRRMAVSGPAGPGSGSGLQLPTFAAARALVKPGSCLSVGPHRRHVALAPRFLDRKRSGLREQLDRELLRYSESLRGVPVAYDNLKIVGELGDIYDDQGHVHLNVEADFVVFCPERGQRLLGTVNKVAPSHLGCLVHGCFNASIPKPEHMPAEQWQGLHFHVGDELEFEVSRLDSDAAGVFCIRGALIVSSLPPVCPALPEGSENAGHEPEPGTGEEKPKKKSKKDLKQPRLDGGLKEAAAPSDEAGTVEIDPQAQEAVNGLCEEEQEPPAKKKRHREEPEQDPLWHASDSSGYQSDHQKKKKKRKKHSDEPEGPVAPEEPRPKRKKKKE from the exons ATGCATACACGAACACACATTCAGACGAGAAGGCTCCGCGTTCTGTGCCAGAGCCTGGAGCATCCCCAAGGAGGAGCCAGCATCCTGAGAACGTGCGCacagggggaaaggaggaaagagaggaaagagatgaggATGGAAATAAGGGGGAACTCCTTGCGCATGCTCTGTGCCTGTCCTTGCATCTGTGGTACTTGGACGCCCTCTGGCGGCCGCCCGGCCGCCCGCCACGGCGCAGTGCCCTTCCCTCTCCTCGTGACACGTCGTCAGGGGGTGGGGCTTGGAGAGTTACGCGAGTGGCGTGTGCACGCCCGGCGCAAGTTGTTTACGTCACTGTCCCGCGCCGAGGCCAGAGGCCAGAGGAAGAAGTGGGTGCGGGCAGGCAGACGCATGGCAGTGTCCGGTCCCGCGGGCCCGGGCTCCGGCTCGGGCCTTCAGCTGCCCACGTTCGCGGCGGCCCGCGCTCTCGTGAAGCCTGGCTCGTGCCTGAGCGTGGGCCCTCACCGGCGACACGTGGCGCTGGCACCTCGCTTCCTGGACCGCAAACGAAGCGGTCTCCGCGAGCAGTTGGACCGGGAGCTGTTGCGCTACTCGGAGAG CCTGCGGGGGGTCCCCGTCGCCTATGACAACCTGAAGATCGTGGGCGAGCTCGGGGACATCTACGATGACCAGGGCCACGTGCACCTGAACGTGGAGGCCGACTTCGTGGTCTTCTGCCCCGAGAGGGGGCAGCGGCTCCTG GGCACAGTCAATAAGGTGGCGCCCAGCCACCTGGGCTGCTTGGTGCACGGATGTTTCAATGCCTCCATCCCCAAGCCAGAGCACATGCCCGCAGAGCAGTGGCAGGGTCTGCACTTCCACGTAGGGGATGAGCTGGAGTTTGAAGTGTCCCGCCTCGACTCGGACGCTGCGGGCGTCTTCTGCATTCGAGGAGCGCTTATTGTCAGCAG TTTGCCGCCTGTGTGCCCTGCTCTTCCCGAGGGATCTGAGAATGCCGGCCATGAGCCTGAGCCTGGAACTGGGGAAGAGAAGCCAaagaagaagagcaagaaggacCTGAAGCAGCCCCGTTTGGACGGTGGCCTCAAGGAGGCCGCTGCACCTTCTGATGAGGCTGGGACTGTAGAGATTGACCCCCAGGCCCAGGAGGCTGTGAATGGACTTTGTGAGGAAGAGCAGGAACCTCCGGCAAAGAAGAAACGCCACCGAGAAGAGCCTGAACAGGATCCTCTGTGGCATGCCAGCGACTCGAGTGGCTACCAGAGTGACcaccagaagaagaagaagaagaggaagaagcatAGTGACGAGCCTGAGGGCCCTGTGGCCCCCGAAGAGCCTCggccaaaaaggaaaaagaagaaagagtga